A single genomic interval of Nostoc commune NIES-4072 harbors:
- a CDS encoding response regulator — protein sequence MHINNKLSTNTSSLQGLRVLLVDNDVNFCNSLTPMLQSYGVKVQTAFLGKQALEIFEQWQPDILLNGISWPKEDSYALIHQVRTLTGERGKVVPAIALTGTVTEDMYQNALLAGFSLCFAKPVVIDDFVAVLGILAIANNPHPHAN from the coding sequence ATGCATATAAATAATAAACTTTCTACTAATACTTCATCTCTACAAGGGCTACGAGTACTGCTTGTAGATAATGATGTTAATTTCTGCAATTCGTTGACGCCGATGTTGCAATCCTATGGTGTGAAGGTGCAAACGGCATTTTTAGGAAAGCAAGCTCTGGAAATATTTGAGCAATGGCAACCTGATATCCTCTTGAATGGTATTTCCTGGCCAAAGGAGGATAGCTATGCTCTGATTCACCAAGTGAGAACACTTACAGGAGAGCGAGGCAAAGTAGTACCAGCGATCGCTCTCACAGGCACTGTAACAGAAGATATGTATCAAAACGCACTTTTAGCTGGGTTTAGTCTATGCTTTGCTAAACCCGTAGTTATTGATGATTTTGTTGCGGTGCTTGGCATTTTAGCAATTGCTAACAATCCTCATCCTCATGCTAACTAG
- a CDS encoding sugar ABC transporter ATP-binding protein has translation MCVSPKIARALKDKSRVLVMDEPTAALSDRESEHLFEVIRKLRRDGIAIIYISHRMEEIYALADRISVLRDGQYIGSLTRSEISPQRLVQMMVGRSMQDFYEHQRQMHPGPVVLEVRNMSDARKKVEPTSFKVHAGEIVGLAGLVGAGRTELCRLIFGADRKASGEVFLNGKKLEINTPSDAIAAGIGYVPEDRKDQGLFLEMSARKNIAINTLKQDAKVGVVNWGSVNRLSTEAVENFNIRLANLEIRALDLSGGNQQKLLLARWLAIKPRVLMLDEPTRGVDIGAKSEIYRIMSELAAQGVAILMVSSELAEIVGMSDRVLVMREGQLVGELDGSLGKEITQEKIMHYATGASEVLES, from the coding sequence GTGTGCGTAAGTCCTAAAATTGCCAGGGCGTTGAAGGACAAAAGCCGCGTTTTGGTGATGGATGAGCCAACAGCAGCACTGTCTGACCGTGAGAGTGAGCATTTGTTTGAAGTAATTCGCAAACTACGACGTGATGGCATTGCCATTATCTACATCAGCCATCGGATGGAAGAAATTTATGCCCTAGCTGACCGGATTAGCGTACTGCGAGATGGTCAATATATTGGCAGTCTGACACGCAGTGAAATTTCTCCCCAACGCTTGGTGCAAATGATGGTTGGTCGCTCCATGCAAGACTTTTACGAACATCAACGACAAATGCATCCGGGCCCAGTCGTGCTGGAAGTCAGAAATATGAGCGATGCGCGTAAGAAGGTTGAGCCGACTAGTTTTAAAGTTCATGCTGGAGAAATAGTTGGTTTAGCCGGGCTGGTTGGTGCAGGACGCACGGAACTATGCCGGCTGATTTTTGGTGCAGACCGCAAAGCCAGTGGTGAAGTATTCTTGAATGGCAAAAAACTGGAAATTAATACTCCCAGTGATGCCATTGCGGCGGGAATTGGTTACGTTCCAGAAGACCGCAAAGATCAAGGTTTATTTCTGGAAATGAGCGCCCGCAAGAATATTGCCATCAATACACTCAAACAGGATGCAAAAGTTGGAGTTGTTAACTGGGGTTCAGTTAATCGCCTGTCAACAGAAGCTGTAGAGAACTTTAATATCCGCCTAGCCAATTTGGAAATTAGAGCGCTGGATCTTTCTGGTGGGAATCAGCAGAAGCTACTGCTAGCGCGTTGGTTAGCGATTAAACCGAGAGTTTTGATGTTAGATGAGCCGACACGCGGCGTAGATATCGGTGCTAAAAGCGAAATTTACCGAATTATGAGCGAATTGGCAGCACAAGGTGTAGCTATTTTAATGGTTTCCAGCGAACTAGCAGAAATTGTTGGCATGAGCGATCGCGTCTTAGTCATGCGAGAAGGCCAACTGGTAGGCGAACTGGACGGCAGTCTTGGTAAAGAAATTACCCAAGAAAAGATTATGCACTACGCAACTGGAGCATCGGAGGTATTAGAATCATGA
- a CDS encoding gluconokinase has product MIIILMGVSGSGKSTIGKLLADSLQWEFSDADAFHSPENVEKMRRGIPLSEADRMPWLQDLQTAIRHWLQNNKNVVLACSALKDSYRQFLLLDSDRSANAKSDRIKLVYLKGSYELIQRRLQERSNHYMSEKLLNSQFDTLEEPLNTISIDIAQPPQVIVQNIKTALRI; this is encoded by the coding sequence ATGATTATTATCCTAATGGGTGTATCTGGCTCTGGCAAAAGCACCATAGGAAAACTGCTAGCAGACTCGTTACAATGGGAGTTTAGCGATGCTGATGCTTTCCACTCACCAGAGAATGTTGAGAAAATGCGGCGCGGTATCCCTCTGAGTGAAGCTGATAGGATGCCTTGGTTGCAAGATTTGCAAACAGCGATAAGACATTGGCTGCAAAATAATAAAAATGTAGTACTGGCGTGTTCTGCTTTAAAAGACAGCTATCGGCAATTTCTGCTATTGGATAGCGATCGCTCCGCCAACGCCAAGAGCGATCGCATCAAGCTAGTTTATCTCAAAGGGTCTTATGAGTTGATTCAAAGGCGGTTGCAAGAGCGTAGCAATCATTACATGAGCGAAAAACTGCTCAACAGCCAGTTTGATACTCTTGAAGAACCATTAAACACCATATCTATAGATATTGCACAACCACCCCAGGTAATTGTCCAAAATATTAAAACGGCTTTGAGAATTTAG
- a CDS encoding chemotaxis protein CheB, with the protein MTSDQPFEQPISESTANEAFDVEQQDIADALFPIVGIAASAGGLEAFTQLLKYLLTDTGMAFVLIQHLDPNHKSLLSEILARTTQMPVTEVQDGVTIEPNKVYVIPPNTKMMLSGGVLQLSPREKVQGKYMPADAFFTSLAADRGHKAIAVILSGADGDGSLGLKAIKAAGGVTFAQCEDTAKFDSMPNTAVATGNVDFVLPPQKIAEELINLSRNPFISDSLPAIAIEKLPEQGNALATIFVLLRSATGVDFSHYKPNTLDRRIQRRMLLYKLERLQDYAQFLQENPSEVKALYEEILIHVTYFFRDPEAFQLLKERVFPTIIQNKSALPIRIWVAGCSTGEEVYSIAISLLEFLSDKITPPPIQIFATDISEIAIDKARSGIYAENQMMEVSPERRRRFFNALESGGYQISKVVRELCVFARQDLGSDPPFSNLDLISCRNVLIYLDETLQKRILPIFHYSLNPTGFLLLGTSESTGKYSELFTQIDKKYKIYAKRITAFRPAFSFVTSNYPMVKVDEPKLMNENLSDEFDLERKTDQLLLNRYAPVGVTINDKLEVLQFRGKIDLYLKLAPGKPSLNLFKMVREGLLIELRATIYQAQRQKILVRKEGLRLEEGNILKIINIEVIPFKPSTNEEFYFLVLFEEALPTVSNLNTVNPESQEQGDLEREIARLRLEVAIANQERAATQEYLQAVIQEQEHINQDLKVANEEILSSNEELQSTNEELETAKEEIQATNEELNTTNEELRSRNLELHQVNNDLTNLLASINIPILILTSDLRVRRFTPMAQRLFNLIPTDAGRPLSDIRANLNIPDLEPLILEVLDTLSIKELEVQTLGGHWYNLRIRPYRTTENQIDGVVLVLIDIDVLKRSATILEQARNYAEAIVETVQVPLIVLDSDFRVNKANRSFYETFQVSPSETTQSLIFELGNGQWNLPGLQQILEDILANDTTIENLEVEHRFEQIGQKTMLLNGWKIVQQGEAQRILLAIEDITNRKQFELERSQLLAQEQSARQEAENANQAKNEFLSNLSHELRNPLNTILGWAQLIRTRDLDEAAVTRAWEVVERSANVQAQLIDDMLDLSRITSGKLHLNTRLIDLVSVVNAAIESIEFSAEAKGIQIVSQLHSATVVGDFDRLQQVLWNLLANAIKFTPADGRVGVMLEAVYSHAEIRVSDTGIGIPVDLLPYVFERFRQGDSSSSKTSQGLGLGLSIVRHIVELHGGTVQAQSPGEGKGTTIAIRLPLRSMPPEITPPTYLEPSLLSETPDTLDGKNPPLTLEGLCILAVDDQADSRDLIKWMLEDFGAEVVIVTSAREAIAALTESPSRYDLLLADIGMPEEDGYSLIRQIRELEPEAGGQIPAAAISAYVTEQERQRAIEAGFQMHLAKPIELTELVLMIANLTGRVTDNS; encoded by the coding sequence ATGACATCCGATCAACCCTTTGAGCAACCTATATCTGAGTCTACCGCTAATGAAGCATTCGATGTAGAGCAGCAAGATATTGCAGATGCTTTATTTCCCATCGTTGGCATTGCCGCCTCTGCGGGTGGATTAGAGGCGTTTACGCAGTTGCTCAAATATTTGCTTACCGATACAGGGATGGCATTTGTGCTGATTCAACACTTAGACCCTAACCACAAGAGTCTGTTGAGCGAGATTCTGGCAAGAACAACTCAAATGCCCGTCACTGAAGTGCAAGATGGCGTGACTATAGAACCTAACAAGGTCTACGTTATTCCGCCTAACACTAAGATGATGTTGTCTGGTGGGGTGTTGCAACTCTCGCCACGAGAGAAAGTTCAGGGTAAATATATGCCTGCTGATGCGTTCTTTACTTCATTGGCAGCAGATCGAGGGCACAAAGCGATCGCAGTAATTTTATCTGGAGCCGATGGAGACGGTTCACTTGGGTTAAAGGCAATTAAGGCAGCCGGAGGGGTGACTTTTGCTCAGTGTGAAGACACGGCAAAATTCGATAGTATGCCCAATACTGCTGTTGCCACCGGGAATGTCGATTTTGTGCTACCGCCTCAAAAAATCGCTGAGGAACTAATAAACCTCAGTCGCAATCCTTTTATTTCTGACTCATTGCCAGCGATCGCAATTGAGAAGTTGCCCGAACAGGGAAATGCCTTGGCGACTATATTTGTATTATTGCGATCGGCAACTGGCGTTGACTTTAGCCACTACAAACCCAACACCCTTGATCGCCGAATCCAGCGCCGAATGCTGTTGTATAAACTAGAACGCTTGCAGGATTATGCCCAGTTTTTGCAAGAAAATCCGAGTGAAGTCAAAGCGCTCTATGAAGAAATTCTGATCCACGTCACCTATTTTTTCCGCGACCCCGAAGCATTTCAACTCTTGAAAGAGCGAGTTTTTCCCACTATCATCCAAAACAAATCAGCATTGCCGATTCGGATTTGGGTAGCTGGGTGTTCCACGGGCGAAGAAGTGTATTCCATCGCTATCTCCTTGCTGGAGTTTTTGTCGGATAAAATCACCCCGCCGCCGATCCAGATTTTTGCCACAGACATCAGCGAGATAGCGATTGACAAAGCAAGATCGGGCATTTATGCAGAGAATCAAATGATGGAAGTCTCACCAGAGCGCCGCCGCAGATTCTTTAATGCCCTTGAAAGTGGTGGGTATCAAATTAGTAAAGTTGTCCGCGAACTGTGTGTGTTTGCTAGGCAAGACTTGGGTAGCGACCCCCCTTTTTCCAACTTAGATTTAATTAGCTGCCGGAATGTACTGATTTACTTGGACGAAACGTTGCAAAAACGGATATTGCCCATCTTCCATTACAGTCTCAACCCGACTGGATTTTTGCTGCTAGGGACTTCAGAAAGCACTGGTAAATATTCAGAGTTGTTTACTCAGATTGATAAAAAGTATAAAATTTATGCCAAGAGAATAACCGCATTTCGTCCAGCTTTTTCGTTCGTTACCAGCAATTATCCGATGGTAAAAGTGGACGAACCTAAGTTAATGAATGAGAATCTATCGGATGAGTTTGACTTAGAGAGAAAAACTGACCAACTGCTCTTGAATCGCTATGCCCCCGTGGGTGTGACGATCAACGACAAGCTCGAGGTGCTGCAATTTCGTGGAAAAATCGATCTCTACCTAAAACTTGCACCTGGTAAACCAAGTCTTAACTTATTCAAAATGGTGCGCGAGGGCTTGCTCATTGAGCTACGCGCCACAATTTATCAAGCACAACGGCAAAAAATTCTAGTTAGAAAGGAAGGGTTACGACTTGAAGAGGGCAATATTTTAAAAATCATCAATATTGAGGTGATTCCATTCAAGCCTTCGACCAATGAAGAATTCTATTTTCTGGTTTTATTTGAAGAAGCCCTACCCACTGTTAGCAACCTCAACACGGTAAATCCTGAGAGCCAAGAGCAGGGAGACTTAGAGCGAGAGATTGCTCGGCTAAGGCTTGAAGTGGCAATCGCCAATCAAGAGAGGGCCGCGACTCAAGAGTATTTGCAAGCGGTAATCCAAGAGCAAGAACACATCAATCAAGACCTAAAAGTTGCCAATGAAGAAATTCTCTCCAGTAATGAAGAGTTGCAAAGCACGAATGAGGAGCTAGAAACTGCTAAAGAAGAAATTCAGGCAACCAACGAAGAACTCAACACAACTAATGAAGAACTTCGTAGTCGAAATCTGGAATTACACCAAGTTAACAACGATTTGACAAATTTGCTTGCCAGTATCAATATTCCCATTTTGATATTGACTTCGGACTTACGGGTTCGACGTTTTACGCCAATGGCGCAACGGCTTTTCAATTTAATTCCCACCGATGCTGGACGACCCTTGAGCGATATCAGAGCGAATCTGAATATTCCTGACTTAGAACCTCTAATTTTGGAGGTACTTGACACACTCAGCATCAAAGAATTAGAAGTCCAAACTCTAGGGGGACATTGGTATAACCTCCGCATCCGTCCTTATCGCACTACAGAAAACCAGATTGACGGTGTAGTGTTGGTGTTAATAGATATTGATGTTCTTAAACGCAGTGCCACAATCTTAGAACAAGCCCGGAATTACGCTGAAGCAATTGTGGAGACGGTACAAGTGCCGTTAATCGTGCTTGATTCTGATTTCCGAGTGAATAAAGCCAATCGCTCGTTTTATGAAACATTTCAGGTTTCACCATCAGAGACAACGCAATCTCTAATTTTTGAACTAGGGAACGGTCAGTGGAACCTACCTGGACTACAACAGATCCTAGAAGACATTCTCGCCAACGATACCACTATTGAAAACTTGGAGGTAGAGCATCGTTTTGAGCAGATTGGACAGAAAACTATGCTGCTAAATGGTTGGAAAATTGTTCAACAGGGAGAGGCTCAAAGGATTTTGCTGGCGATTGAAGATATTACTAATCGCAAGCAGTTTGAGTTAGAGCGATCGCAACTTCTAGCACAGGAGCAGTCAGCCCGTCAAGAAGCGGAAAATGCCAACCAAGCTAAAAATGAATTCTTGTCGAACCTCTCCCATGAACTGCGTAACCCGCTCAATACTATACTTGGCTGGGCGCAACTTATCCGCACCCGCGATTTAGATGAAGCAGCAGTCACTCGTGCCTGGGAAGTGGTAGAGCGCAGTGCTAATGTGCAGGCTCAGTTAATCGATGATATGCTGGATCTCTCACGGATTACGAGTGGAAAGCTTCATTTAAACACTCGTCTAATCGATCTAGTTTCAGTAGTGAATGCCGCGATTGAGTCTATCGAATTTTCCGCAGAGGCGAAAGGCATTCAAATTGTTTCACAGTTGCACTCAGCGACAGTTGTCGGAGATTTTGACCGTTTACAGCAAGTTCTGTGGAATTTACTTGCTAACGCGATTAAGTTCACTCCAGCCGATGGGCGAGTGGGAGTTATGCTCGAAGCTGTATATAGTCACGCCGAGATTCGAGTCAGCGACACCGGAATTGGCATCCCGGTAGACTTGCTGCCTTATGTGTTTGAGCGCTTCCGCCAAGGAGATTCCAGCAGCAGTAAAACAAGTCAGGGACTTGGACTGGGCTTGTCAATCGTCCGTCATATTGTAGAACTTCACGGTGGAACAGTTCAAGCGCAAAGTCCAGGCGAGGGAAAAGGAACCACGATCGCCATCAGGCTGCCTCTGCGCTCAATGCCGCCGGAAATTACACCGCCAACTTATTTAGAGCCGAGCCTTTTATCAGAGACTCCAGATACATTAGATGGTAAAAATCCACCCCTTACCCTTGAAGGATTATGTATCTTGGCTGTAGACGATCAAGCGGATAGCCGCGACTTAATCAAGTGGATGTTAGAAGACTTCGGGGCTGAAGTAGTGATTGTTACATCGGCAAGGGAAGCGATCGCTGCTCTAACTGAATCTCCTAGCAGATATGATCTGCTTCTAGCAGATATTGGGATGCCAGAGGAGGATGGTTACTCCCTGATTCGTCAGATTAGAGAGCTTGAGCCTGAAGCTGGGGGACAAATTCCAGCAGCAGCAATCAGTGCCTATGTCACCGAGCAAGAGCGACAAAGGGCAATTGAAGCTGGTTTCCAAATGCATCTAGCTAAACCGATTGAGCTTACTGAATTGGTATTGATGATTGCAAATTTGACTGGACGAGTCACAGATAATTCGTAA
- the cruF gene encoding gamma-carotene 1'-hydroxylase CruF: protein MKQLVIAERVCLIGHIVSMVFGLVGILIVVPNAQVILNLSEVGQTAMQWSMAGGGVVYMILGAVGVFLYATRTLGLGRALAFLLPSVFISLGSELLGTSTGFPFGHYSYLSGLGYKIAGLVPFTIPLSWFYLGFVSYLLARAGLEVDKKPNLWRHISAIALGALLLTSWDFVLDPAMSQTSLPFWYWQQPGPFFGMPYQNFAGWLGTSAVFMTVTALLWRNNPINWDRYLRWALPTQLNIPLAVYLSNFAFATVMSLTAGFFVPVLLGLLLGVTPAVLLWLKGSSIPGQVSTEQPEISVARVIAVK, encoded by the coding sequence ATGAAACAACTTGTTATTGCTGAACGCGTATGCCTCATTGGTCATATCGTGTCAATGGTATTTGGATTGGTAGGAATACTAATAGTTGTACCTAATGCCCAAGTAATTTTGAACTTATCCGAGGTTGGACAAACTGCTATGCAATGGAGTATGGCAGGAGGCGGTGTAGTTTATATGATTTTAGGCGCGGTAGGTGTTTTCTTGTATGCCACGCGGACTTTGGGTTTAGGTCGCGCTTTGGCATTTCTGTTGCCATCTGTATTTATTTCTCTAGGAAGTGAATTACTAGGAACCAGTACTGGTTTTCCATTTGGCCATTATAGTTACCTAAGCGGTTTAGGTTATAAGATTGCAGGTTTAGTCCCATTTACAATTCCCTTGTCGTGGTTTTATTTGGGATTTGTTTCTTACTTACTAGCACGTGCAGGTTTAGAAGTGGACAAAAAACCCAACTTGTGGCGTCATATAAGTGCGATCGCATTGGGTGCTTTATTACTAACCTCCTGGGATTTTGTTCTCGATCCCGCAATGAGTCAAACTTCCCTGCCCTTTTGGTATTGGCAACAACCAGGCCCCTTCTTTGGAATGCCTTACCAAAACTTTGCAGGGTGGCTGGGTACTAGTGCGGTATTTATGACTGTGACTGCACTCTTGTGGAGAAACAATCCAATTAACTGGGATCGATACCTGCGGTGGGCTTTGCCAACGCAACTTAATATACCTTTAGCAGTTTATTTAAGTAACTTTGCTTTCGCTACAGTCATGAGCTTAACAGCTGGATTCTTTGTACCCGTGTTGCTAGGCTTATTACTGGGTGTAACTCCCGCAGTGCTGCTGTGGTTGAAAGGCTCATCTATACCCGGACAAGTTTCCACTGAACAACCAGAAATCTCTGTAGCTAGAGTTATTGCAGTGAAATGA
- a CDS encoding ATP-binding cassette domain-containing protein: MTTTIENSFPDTPTTTPVLEMQGITKRFHSVSALQNVNLTIYPGEVHALMGENGAGKSTLMKILAGAYIADVGEIRINGQPLKITDPATARKAGINLIYQELNVAPNLTVTENMFMGSELRRGQLLDRQAMQLEAEQVLESLGANFTAQTVVGTLAIAEQQQVEI; this comes from the coding sequence ATGACAACAACTATTGAAAACTCATTTCCTGATACACCAACCACCACTCCGGTGTTAGAAATGCAGGGAATTACAAAACGATTTCATAGTGTATCTGCACTCCAAAATGTCAATCTGACGATTTATCCCGGAGAAGTTCACGCTCTCATGGGTGAAAACGGAGCAGGCAAAAGCACATTGATGAAAATCCTGGCTGGGGCTTACATTGCAGATGTTGGAGAAATTCGCATCAATGGTCAACCCCTGAAAATTACCGATCCGGCGACGGCACGTAAGGCGGGTATTAATCTTATTTATCAAGAACTGAATGTTGCACCGAATTTAACCGTTACCGAAAATATGTTTATGGGTAGCGAGTTGCGACGAGGTCAGCTTTTAGACCGCCAAGCTATGCAACTGGAAGCAGAGCAAGTACTAGAAAGCCTTGGAGCCAATTTTACAGCGCAGACTGTAGTTGGTACTTTAGCGATCGCAGAACAGCAGCAAGTAGAAATTTAG
- a CDS encoding ABC transporter substrate-binding protein yields MKRILLIAGILGLAVVGCTNGAQNDNSAINTTGTNTAINTSAETKTVTGNRKLRAVGFTVGDLSNPFFVVMGQAVEAEAKRIGGKDVTVIVASSAYDLNQQANQIENFTAANADIIVLNAADKRGIRPIVENAKRAGRIVIAVDTGAEGGVDATITTNNVQAGEVSCKYIADRLKGKGNVVIVNGPPVDSVIQRITGCENVLSKYPDIKILSKNQNAEGSRDGGLRVMSDLLTTFPKIDAVFAINDPSGLGAELAANQAQRREFFIVGVDGAPEAITAIATKNSLYAATATQNPRGMAKKAVQVGYDILNGKKPSNPTILIPVKLITKNNISTEKGW; encoded by the coding sequence ATGAAAAGAATTTTGCTCATAGCTGGCATATTAGGTTTGGCTGTTGTTGGTTGCACAAATGGCGCTCAAAATGATAACAGTGCTATTAATACTACTGGCACTAACACTGCAATCAATACTAGTGCAGAAACTAAAACCGTCACTGGGAATAGAAAATTACGAGCGGTTGGCTTCACCGTTGGCGATCTAAGTAACCCTTTCTTCGTGGTTATGGGACAAGCAGTTGAAGCAGAAGCAAAGAGAATTGGCGGAAAAGATGTCACCGTTATTGTAGCTTCGAGTGCCTATGACCTCAACCAACAAGCCAATCAGATTGAAAATTTCACTGCTGCTAATGCTGACATTATTGTTTTGAATGCTGCTGACAAAAGGGGAATTAGACCAATAGTTGAAAACGCAAAACGAGCAGGTAGAATTGTTATTGCTGTAGACACAGGCGCTGAGGGAGGTGTGGATGCCACCATCACTACTAATAATGTCCAAGCTGGAGAAGTTAGTTGTAAATATATTGCCGATCGCCTCAAAGGTAAAGGCAATGTAGTAATAGTTAATGGGCCGCCAGTAGACTCGGTGATTCAGCGAATTACTGGCTGCGAAAATGTATTATCCAAATATCCCGATATCAAAATTCTCTCTAAAAACCAGAATGCAGAGGGTAGTAGGGATGGAGGACTTAGAGTTATGAGTGATTTGCTTACAACCTTTCCGAAAATTGATGCTGTTTTTGCCATCAACGATCCCAGTGGACTTGGCGCAGAACTAGCAGCAAACCAAGCACAACGTAGAGAATTCTTTATTGTAGGGGTTGATGGTGCGCCAGAAGCAATCACTGCGATCGCTACTAAAAATAGTTTATATGCCGCAACTGCTACTCAAAATCCCCGAGGAATGGCCAAAAAAGCAGTTCAGGTTGGATATGACATCTTAAATGGTAAAAAACCTAGCAATCCTACTATTCTGATTCCAGTTAAGTTGATCACTAAAAATAATATCAGCACAGAAAAAGGTTGGTAA
- a CDS encoding DUF1815 family protein encodes MFLRLAQQHQEFIQDLVMNLQALTITLDGRGYTASCYTCGDQMQSASFMVSLEEKHLIRFLVSDYGITWMELWDDRELMKLEGAEAISKLQELANIVKYSYTRQLTN; translated from the coding sequence GTGTTTCTAAGATTAGCGCAACAACATCAGGAATTCATTCAAGATTTGGTAATGAACCTGCAAGCCTTGACAATTACCCTTGACGGGCGTGGCTATACTGCGTCTTGTTATACATGCGGTGACCAAATGCAGAGTGCTTCATTTATGGTTAGCCTAGAAGAAAAGCACCTAATTCGGTTTTTAGTATCTGATTATGGGATTACTTGGATGGAATTATGGGACGATCGCGAATTAATGAAGTTGGAGGGTGCAGAAGCAATAAGCAAATTACAAGAGTTGGCTAATATTGTCAAGTATTCTTATACTAGACAATTGACGAATTAA